A stretch of Triticum aestivum cultivar Chinese Spring chromosome 1D, IWGSC CS RefSeq v2.1, whole genome shotgun sequence DNA encodes these proteins:
- the LOC123181268 gene encoding NDR1/HIN1-like protein 6 yields the protein MADHQRQRIHPVDLEAGHPRPTTPLVPPGSSFRSDKGDPAAAADRRPPHRQPLPPPPRRVAAPLPLPPPKRRRGCCCRFLCCAVVTVLLLAVLAAAALGALYLVFQPKAPRYSVDRLSVSQFQVDPTLTASARFDVTVTAANPNGRIGIFYERGSSLSVWYHTHRLAQGALPAFYQGRRNTTVLGVVMAGQAQLGSAVVAALRDEQQTGAVPLVFRADVPVRVELGSLKLWTVTSRVRCDLVVDSLLNASSQIKIKGSNCKFSLKL from the coding sequence ATGGCGGATCACCAGAGGCAGAGGATCCACCCGGTGGACCTGGAGGCGGGGCATCCTAGGCCGACGACGCCGCTGGTGCCGCCGGGGAGCTCGTTCCGGTCCGACAAGGGCGACCCGGCCGCGGCCGCGGACAGGAGGCCGCCGCACcgccagccgctgccgccgccgccgcgccgcgtaGCCGCAcctctgccactgccgccgccgaagcGACGCAGGGGCTGCTGCTGCCGCTTCCTCTGCTGCGCCGTGGTGACCGTCCTCCTGCTCGCCGTCCTCGCCGCGGCGGCCCTGGGCGCGCTCTACCTGGTGTTCCAGCCCAAGGCGCCGCGGTACTCGGTGGACCGGCTGTCGGTGTCGCAGTTCCAGGTGGACCCGACCCTCACGGCGAGCGCGCGGTTCGACGTCACGGTGACGGCGGCCAACCCGAACGGCCGCATCGGCATCTTCTACGAGCGCGGGTCCAGCCTGAGCGTGTGGTACCACACCCACCGGCTGGCCCAGGGCGCGCTCCCGGCCTTCTACCAGGGCCGGCGCAACACGACGGTGCTGGGCGTGGTGATGGCCGGGCAGGCGCAGCTGGGCagcgcggtggtggcggcgctgcGCGACGAGCAGCAGACGGGCGCCGTGCCGCTGGTGTTCcgcgccgacgtgcccgtgcgggtGGAGCTGGGCAGCCTCAAGCTGTGGACGGTCACGTCCAGGGTGCGCTGCGACCTCGTCGTCGACAGCCTCCTCAACGCCAGCAGCCAGATCAAGATCAAGGGCAGCAACTGCAAGTTCAGCTTGAAGCTGTGA